One genomic region from Xylocopa sonorina isolate GNS202 chromosome 8, iyXylSono1_principal, whole genome shotgun sequence encodes:
- the LOC143426251 gene encoding dual specificity protein phosphatase 19 — protein sequence MDLTSLVKNRKLHLKSCKTIVTDTLGRRYEEINGEKKELTPGTPFVIDYKPDLQIAHVIPGLFLSSQDPVVNKDILQEYEIRHVLSIGIYVSIKFDDIKYYYCNLLDLPESDLFAAIKKCVKIIHENRNENILVHCNAGVSRAPAIVISYLMAFENVSYDVAYNKVKSIRNCIKPNEGFVRQLKTLKLSSML from the coding sequence ATGGACCTAACCAGTTTAGTAAAAAATAGAAAGCTCCATTTAAAAAGTTGTAAAACTATAGTAACTGATACGCTTGGCCGAAGATACGAAGAGATTAATGGAGAAAAGAAAGAACTAACTCCTGGTACACCATTCGTAATAGATTATAAGCCTGATTTACAGATTGCACATGTAATACCAGGATTATTTCTAAGTTCGCAAGATCCTGTCGTAAACAAAGACATTTTACAAGAATACGAAATTCGACACGTTTTGAGTATTGGTATCTATGTGTCAATAAAATTCGATGACATCAAATACTACTATTGTAATTTGCTGGATCTGCCAGAATCGGATCTATTTGCAGCAATAAAAAAATGCGTTAAAATCATACACgaaaatcgcaatgaaaatattCTTGTACATTGCAACGCTGGTGTATCTCGTGCACCAGCGATTGTCATATCTTATTTAATGGCTTTCGAAAATGTATCTTACGATGTAGCTTACAATAAGGTGAAAAGCATAAGAAACTGCATTAAACCCAACGAAGGATTTGTGCGGCAATTAAAAACGTTAAAACTCTCATCTATGTTGTAA
- the LOC143426250 gene encoding tRNA pseudouridine synthase-like 1 — MRRYFIKFSYLGTQYRGLQKNVISNENLLMHDTDTVQGALECAFSTLNPRYTKWPKITTSSRTDVGVHALCNTAHVDIENKDDSIYNPPVAIAFVNRYLMQSNHNIRLLEFIPVKNTFHTRQFVKFRTYIYRFLKAKNIDEHRVPVAELTQCFHFRSKSFDLEKLRQGTKLFVGTKNFTTFSEKSISDKPIRYVKTLYSFELEKGCPLMPYDALSQNFDYWNIVCTGRSFLYKQVRRMVGALFALSNNTITEKDINVMLQVPNHKNWYPQVVTVPALGLYLANVEYCQEEIDKHIIKYNASPEDLVVTPIDSN, encoded by the exons ATGAGGcgatattttattaaattttcatATCTTGGTACGCAATACAG GGgattgcaaaagaatgtaatttccAATGAAAATCTCCTAATGCACGATACGGATACTGTTCAAGGAGCTCTAGAATGTGCTTTTTCTACCTTAAATCCAAGGTATACAAAATGGCCAAAGATAACTACTTCCAGCAG AACAGATGTTGGTGTACACGCTTTATGTAACACAGCACATGTTGATATAGAAAATAAAGATGACAGTATATACAATCCCCCTGTTGCAATTGCATTTGTGAATCGATATTTGATGCAAAGTAATCACAATATTAG GCTACTGGAATTTATTCCTGTAAAGAATACTTTCCATACAAGACAGTTTGTAAAATTTAGAACTTATATTTATAGATTTCTGAAAGCAAAAAATATTGACGAACATAGAGTCCCCGTAGCAGAATTAACTCAATGTTTTCATTTCAG GTCAAAAAGTTTTGACCTTGAGAAATTGAGACAAGGAACAAAACTTTTTGTAGGAACAAAAAACTTTACAACATTTTCAGAAAAATCTATATCAGACAAACCAATTAGATATGTAAAGACTTTGTACAGTTTTGAATTAGAAAAAGGTTGTCCACTTATGCCGTATGATGCTTTGTCTcaaaattttgactattggaaTATAGTATGTACTGGGAGATCTTTCCTATATAAACAG GTTCGGCGAATGGTAGGCGCTCTATTTGCCTTAAGTAATAATACAATAACAGAAAAAGATATAAACGTAATGTTACAAGTTCCTAATCATAAGAATTGGTATCCCCAAGTAGTTACAGTTCCAGCACTTGGTTTATATCTAGCAAATGTagaatattgtcaagaagagaTAGACAAACATATTATAAAATACAATGCATCTCCCGAGGATTTAGTAGTTACACCGATAGATTCAAATTAA
- the LOC143426040 gene encoding malectin-A — protein MISGWEVHFLTISTLLVVLCAQSLQSLEVIYAINAGGEAHTDSYGIRYARDPLMNKVGTASDYGKQLIIGRINAIDQILYQTERYHHSTFGYDIPISEDGDYVMILKFCEVYFNSPNMKVFDVVLNGDHTVVTDLDIFERVGRGTAHDEYVPFKVHAGKLIYNDEESDILAGKIRVEFIKGYRDNPKINAIAVIKGNVEDIPQLGPIPQEPEEYHNIQEDEEESTVRSRHTSGPRTPDPYSIDDSSVMLPVFVALGAFIPLLFCLCKL, from the exons ATGATTTCGGGATGGGAAGTACACTTTCTGACAATATCGACGTTATTAGTTGTCTTATGTGCTCAAAGTTTACAAAGTCTGGAAGTAATATATGCAATAAATGCTGGTGGAGAAGCGCACACCGATAGTTATGGAATTCGTTATGCTAGAGATCCCTTGATGAATAAAGTAGGAACAGCGTCGGATTACGGCAAACAATTAATCATAGGAAGAATAAATGCTATCGATCAAATCTTATATCAGACGGAGCGCTATCATCATAGTACTTTTGGGTACGATATTCCCATTAGCGAAGACGGGGATTATGTTATGATATTGAAGTTCTGCGAAGTTTACTTTAATTCTCCGAATATGAAG GTTTTCGACGTGGTGTTAAACGGAGATCATACTGTTGTTACTGATTTAGATATCTTTGAAAGAGTTGGACGTGGTACAGCACATGACGAATACGTTCCATTTAAAGTTCACGCTGGGAAATTGATATACAATGACGAGGAATCTGATATATTAGCTGGAAAAATTAGAGTTGAATTTATAaaa GGTTACAGAGACAACCCAAAGATAAATGCCATTGCTGTGATAAAAGGAAATGTGGAAG ATATACCGCAGTTGGGCCCAATTCCTCAAGAACCAGAGGAATATCATAATATACAGGAAGACGAGGAGGAATCGACAGTTCGTAGTCGACACACAAGTGGTCCTAGAACACCAGATCCTTATTCGATTGATGATTCATCAGTAATGTTACCAGTTTTTGTAGCTCTTGGAGCTTTTATTCCTTTACTATTTTGCCTATGTAAATTATAG
- the LOC143426198 gene encoding uncharacterized protein LOC143426198 isoform X2 gives MFFPLMHSPPANQVPLSYGPAGSLAERHELRASMIAFCMIIDRSKIETASHTEVEREESYRKIQYVVNSRRRTDTTRTSSLHEVHIHAWLWIACIQVIVRLPCIKEKQTVLAGVQR, from the exons ATGTTCTTCCCGCTCATGCACTCCCCGCCAGCCAATCAAGTGCCACTTTCTTACGGACCTGCAGGATCATTGGCTGAGCGCCACGAACTACGTGCGTCAATGATAGCATTTTGCATGATTATCGACCGATCCAAAA TTGAAACGGCGTCTCATACGGAAGTAGAACGCGAAGAAAGTTACAGAAAAATCCAGTATGTAGTCAATTCTAGAAGGCGTACAGATACTACACGTACAAGTTCCCTACATGAAGTTCATATTCATGCATGGTTATGGATCGCATGTATTCAAG TTATTGTGAGGCTTCCCTGTATCAAAGAAAAGCAGACGGTACTGGCAGGTGTGCAACGTTAA
- the LOC143426198 gene encoding uncharacterized protein LOC143426198 isoform X1, translating to MFFPLMHSPPANQVPLSYGPAGSLAERHELRASMIAFCMIIDRSKIETASHTEVEREESYRKIHTCSLCDKAQCMKSMTMSIAVELGTPQKLPANSRVVIPETNRELASLPRQLLLLEL from the exons ATGTTCTTCCCGCTCATGCACTCCCCGCCAGCCAATCAAGTGCCACTTTCTTACGGACCTGCAGGATCATTGGCTGAGCGCCACGAACTACGTGCGTCAATGATAGCATTTTGCATGATTATCGACCGATCCAAAA TTGAAACGGCGTCTCATACGGAAGTAGAACGCGAAGAAAGTTACAGAAAAATCCA TACGTGCAGCCTATGCGACAAAGCCCAATGTATGAAATCGATGACGATGAGCATTGCAGTAGAGTTGGGAACTCCGCAGAAACTTCCAGCTAATTCTCGCGTAGTCATACCAGAGACGAATCGAGAACTGGCTAGTCTCCCTCGTCAGCTATTACTCCTGGAGCTATAA
- the LOC143426198 gene encoding uncharacterized protein LOC143426198 isoform X3: MFFPLMHSPPANQVPLSYGPAGSLAERHELRASMIAFCMIIDRSKIETASHTEVEREESYRKIQYVVNSRRRTDTTRTSSLHEVHIHAWLWIACIQVRAAYATKPNV, translated from the exons ATGTTCTTCCCGCTCATGCACTCCCCGCCAGCCAATCAAGTGCCACTTTCTTACGGACCTGCAGGATCATTGGCTGAGCGCCACGAACTACGTGCGTCAATGATAGCATTTTGCATGATTATCGACCGATCCAAAA TTGAAACGGCGTCTCATACGGAAGTAGAACGCGAAGAAAGTTACAGAAAAATCCAGTATGTAGTCAATTCTAGAAGGCGTACAGATACTACACGTACAAGTTCCCTACATGAAGTTCATATTCATGCATGGTTATGGATCGCATGTATTCAAG TACGTGCAGCCTATGCGACAAAGCCCAATGTATGA